The Ovis canadensis isolate MfBH-ARS-UI-01 breed Bighorn chromosome 18, ARS-UI_OviCan_v2, whole genome shotgun sequence genome has a segment encoding these proteins:
- the MOAP1 gene encoding LOW QUALITY PROTEIN: modulator of apoptosis 1 (The sequence of the model RefSeq protein was modified relative to this genomic sequence to represent the inferred CDS: inserted 9 bases in 6 codons; substituted 6 bases at 6 genomic stop codons), giving the protein PRPRSPSETRTLTRLNSSTAEEYCELRWCQWCGKNWNLNLVWGTLALRLLGDWCRGMDVNSRKAPLVAGIAQTCDVAAXLRAGVAPLGEYRLLGRMSRRDEIRNVALIGLTEETSHALVPKEIPGGRGACRVLIKSPDPDSEFLSKANELLEGEGVTLGKFTRALAYGNXPFDLDXDVILGLRAPLLAQAVHKALQPALQHLKXKKXKVFSGSDPPEPEVFESWLLHTTQMMRIXKMXDVEKTRRLLESFRDPAAGIIXLLQINNPFITTPICLQALXELQVKYLTTYQKEGENXAXVLRLERLLQKLVERGDLEXSPEQALAEAVHRTPAQAGFLELLTLIKDEEAAEEEEEGALLQAGLEGHFT; this is encoded by the exons CCTCGACCTCGCAGCCCGTCGGAAACTCGGACATTAACCAGACTTAACTCTAGTACCGCGGAGGAATACTGTGAATTGCGGTGGTGTCAATGGTGTGGGAAAAATTGGAATTTAAATCTTGTTTGGGGCACCCTGGCGCTGAGGCTCTTAGGAGACTGGTGTAGGGGGATGGATGTGAACTCGCGGAAAGCGCCGTTGGTTGCCGGCATCGCCCAGACCTGTGATGTGGCAG ATCTGCGAGCTGGTGTAGCCCCCTTAGGGGAGTACCGACTCCTCGGGAGGATGTCCCGGAGGGACGAGATCAGGAATGTAGCCTTAATAGGACTTACTGAGGAGACAAGTCATGCTCTGGTCCCTAAGGAGATACCCGGAGGTAGAGGTGCCTGTAGAGTGCTCATTAAGTCCCCTGACCCAGATAGTGAATTTTTAAGCAAAGCAAATGAACTCTTAGAGGGGGAGGGCGTGACATTGGGTAAGTTTACCAGAGCTCTTGCGTATGGAA GACCGTTTGATCTAGATTAGGATGTGATTCTAGGACTACGGGCCCCTTTGTTGGCACAGGCAGTCCATAAGGCTCTTCAGCCTGCTCTGCAACAcctgaaatagaaaaa caaagttTTCTCAGGTAGTGATCCTCCAGAGCCAGAAGTGTTTGAATCCTGGCTGCTTCATACTACTCAAATGATGAGGATATGAAAGATGTAAGATGTCGAAAAAACAAGGCGATTGCTAGAGAGCTTCAGAGACCCAGCAGCCGGTATCATTTGACTCTTGCAGATAAACAATCCTTTTATCACAACTCCTATATGcctgcaggctct ggagttgcaGGTCAAATACCTGACCACTTACCAGAAGGAGGGAGAAAA TGCTTAGGTACTAAGGCTGGAGCGTTTACTACAGAAACTTGTAGAGAGAGGAGACTTGG TGAGCCCGGAGCAGGCCCTTGCTGAAGCAGTCCACAGAACACCAGCGCAGGCAGGCTTCTTAGAGTTACTGACCCTAATAAAGGATGAAGAGGCagctgaagaggaggaggagggtgccctcctccaggcaggacTTGAGGGACATTTCACCTGA
- the LYSET gene encoding lysosomal enzyme trafficking factor isoform X1, with the protein MPKPPDYSELSDSLTLAVGTGRFSGPLHRAWRMMNFRQRMGWIGVGLYLLASAAAFYYVFEINETYNRLALEHIQQHPEEPLEGTSWTHSLKTRLLSLPFWFWTIVFLIPYLQMFLFLYSCTRADPKTVGYCIIPICLAVLCNRHQAFVKASNQISRLQLIDT; encoded by the exons ATGCCAAAGCCACCCGATTATTCAGAACTGAGTGACTCTTTAACGCTTGCCGTGGGAACAGGAAGATTTTCGGGACCACT GCACAGAGCATGGAGAATGATGAATTTCCGTCAGCGGATGGGATGGATCGGAGTGGGACTCTATCTATTAGCAAGTGCAGCAGCATTTTACTACGTTTTTGAAATCAATGAGACTTACAACAGGCTGGCCTTGGAACACATTCAACAGCACCCAGAGGAGCCCCTTGAAGGAACCTCGTGGACACACTCCTTGAAAACTCGGTTGCTCTCCCTGCCTTTTTGGTTCTGGACAATTGTTTTTCTCATACCTTACTTACAGATGTTTTTATTCCTTTACTCTTGTACAAGAGCTGACCCCAAAACGGTGGGCTACTGTATTATCCCCATATGCTTGGCAGTTCTATGCAATCGCCACCAAGCATTTGTCAAGGCTTCTAATCAGATCAGCAGACTACAACTGATTGACACATAA
- the LYSET gene encoding lysosomal enzyme trafficking factor isoform X2: MMNFRQRMGWIGVGLYLLASAAAFYYVFEINETYNRLALEHIQQHPEEPLEGTSWTHSLKTRLLSLPFWFWTIVFLIPYLQMFLFLYSCTRADPKTVGYCIIPICLAVLCNRHQAFVKASNQISRLQLIDT, from the coding sequence ATGATGAATTTCCGTCAGCGGATGGGATGGATCGGAGTGGGACTCTATCTATTAGCAAGTGCAGCAGCATTTTACTACGTTTTTGAAATCAATGAGACTTACAACAGGCTGGCCTTGGAACACATTCAACAGCACCCAGAGGAGCCCCTTGAAGGAACCTCGTGGACACACTCCTTGAAAACTCGGTTGCTCTCCCTGCCTTTTTGGTTCTGGACAATTGTTTTTCTCATACCTTACTTACAGATGTTTTTATTCCTTTACTCTTGTACAAGAGCTGACCCCAAAACGGTGGGCTACTGTATTATCCCCATATGCTTGGCAGTTCTATGCAATCGCCACCAAGCATTTGTCAAGGCTTCTAATCAGATCAGCAGACTACAACTGATTGACACATAA
- the GON7 gene encoding EKC/KEOPS complex subunit GON7, which yields MELLGEYVGLEGQRQQLRVPCEAPGVTDPFQSLLSGVAQMRELVTELFGSQVQPEAQDRGTAAPDEALDGDDEDDSEDENNTDNRTNSDGPSAKRQKPS from the exons ATGGAGCTGTTGGGCGAGTACGTCGGACTGGAAGGGCAGCGACAGCAGCTGCGGGTGCCTTGTGAGGCGCCGGGCGTCACCGACCCTTTCCAGAGCTTGTTGTCCGGTGTGGCTCAGATGAGGGAGCTGGTGACTGAGCTCTTCGGCTCTCAGGTACAGCCGGAAGCACAGGACCGGGGGACGGCGGCTCCCGACGAGGCCTTGGACG gtgATGATGAAGATGATTCAGAAGATGAAAATAACACTGATAACAGAACTAATTCAGATGGACCATCTGCAAAACGGCAAAAACCATCTTAA